Proteins found in one Ctenopharyngodon idella isolate HZGC_01 chromosome 16, HZGC01, whole genome shotgun sequence genomic segment:
- the drd2l gene encoding dopamine receptor D2 like, producing the protein MPLLDVMEDNDSIASPTPNSSPSLSSMAFSSLPPSLSSFLPQSNCSVAPSPSSPPYNFYAVLLVLLIFCVVFGNVLVCVAVSREKALQTTTNYLIVSLAVSDLLLATLVMPWGVYLEVVGEWRFSRIHCDILLTLDVMMCTASILNLCAISIDRYTAVAMPLLYNTRYSSRRRVALMIAVVWFLSFAISCPLLFGLNNTASQEGRDCSFADPAFVVYSSVASFYVPFIVTLMVYVQICVVLRRRGRRTAPSRRHGLHPEPRDGQRSHKNKCTHPEDVKLCTLIVKPPPAAPQRKKVTLVKEAVVHPLDVEPMCFLSQDREQPPQQSQQPGHAKISLSVSVAPSPARPCATLSAPGLRRVALQENMNGLHGWRERNADREKGAAAKERVRGRLSQQKERKATQMLAIVLGVFIICWLPFFLTHVLKAHCGSCCISPSLYSAVTWLGYLNSAVNPVIYTTFNIEFRKAFIKILHC; encoded by the exons ATGCCTCTTCTCGACGTAATGGAAGACAACGACTCCATTGCCTCCCCAACCCCGAATTCATCTCCATCTCTTTCCTCCATGGCGTTttcctccctccctccatccCTGTCCTCGTTTCTCCCGCAGTCGAACTGCTCCGTGGCTCCGTCTCCCTCCTCACCGCCGTATAACTTCTACGCTGTGTTGTTGGTGTTGCTGATTTTTTGCGTGGTGTTCGGTAACGTGTTGGTGTGTGTGGCCGTGTCACGAGAGAAAGCGCTGCAGACCACCACCAATTACCTCATTGTGTCACTGGCCGTGTCGGACTTGCTCTTGGCCACACTGGTGATGCCCTGGGGCGTCTACCTGGAG gtTGTGGGTGAGTGGAGATTCAGTCGGATCCACTGTGACATTCTGCTCACGCTGGACGTCATGATGTGCACCGCCAGCATCCTCAACTTATGTGCCATCAGCATCGATAG GTACACAGCTGTGGCCATGCCGTTACTGTACAACACGCGCTACAGCTCCAGAAGAAGGGTCGCTCTGATGATCGCTGTCGTCTGGTTCCTGTCATTTGCCATTTCCTGTCCGCTGCTGTTTGGTCTCAACAACACAG CCAGTCAAGAAGGGAGAGACTGCAGCTTTGCCGACCCTGCTTTCGTGGTCTACTCCTCTGTTGCTTCCTTTTACGTGCCCTTCATTGTGACCCTGATGGTGTATGTGCAGATCTGCGTGGTCCTGCGCAGACGGGGCAGACGCACCGCACCTTCACGCAGACACGGCCTGCATCCAGAGCCCAGAGATGGACAGAGATCTCACAAG AATAAGTGTACTCATCCTGAAGATGTGAAATTGTGTACTTTAATAGTAAAGCCTCCTCCAGCCGCTCCACAACGCAAGAAAGTG ACGCTGGTGAAAGAGGCCGTGGTTCATCCTCTGGACGTGGAACCCATGTGTTTTCTGAGTCAGGACAGAGAGCAGCCTCCACAGCAATCGCAGCAGCCTGGACATGCTAAAATCTCCCTGTCTGTGTCTGTGGCGCCCAGTCCCGCGCGGCCCTGCGCCACGCTCTCGGCCCCCGGCCTGCGCAGAGTTGCCCTGCAGGAAAACATGAACGGCCTCCACGGATGGAGGGAGAGAAACgcagacagagagaaaggaGCCGCGGCGAAGGAGAGAGTGAGAGGAAGACTGTCACAGCAGAAGGAAAGAAAGGCGACACAGATGCTCGCCATCGTTTTAG GTGTCTTCATAATATGCTGGCTTCCTTTCTTCCTGACGCACGTGCTGAAAGCTCACTGCGGCAGCTGCTGCATCTCGCCGTCGCTCTACAGCGCTGTCACATGGCTGGGTTACCTCAACAGCGCCGTCAACCCAGTCATCTACACCACCTTCAACATCGAGTTCCGCAAGGCCTTCATTAAAATCCTGCACTGCTGA